The following is a genomic window from Solanum stenotomum isolate F172 chromosome 4, ASM1918654v1, whole genome shotgun sequence.
TGGACCATAGATTATGTTCGTAAATCAACTTCAGAGACTTGGTTTTCAATTCGAGTTTTCAAGAGCTCAAATCACGGGTCGTAGATCAAACTACGGAACGTGGATTGAACTCGTGGAATAATGTGCAGGAAAACATAGCTACTATTTCTACTGCCTAGCATTTACAGATCCGTTCTACGGACCTGATGGAACCACTGGCCACAGAATGGTCTCATAGTTTGAACTTTAAAGACTGTTAATATTGATTGGTTTCATGGACGGCATTTACAGACCCTGGATGGAACCACAGACTGTAGGTGACCTTCGTGGATTGCTCCGATAGTTTCCCTTTCAGAGttgttttagtcttttcccaGTCTTTTAACTCCTAAACTATGCTGTTTTGGCCTATTCTAAGTGGGTTAAATCGGATTCAGTCAATCCAAACTCCCTCAACACTCTCCTACAAAGACAAAGAAGAGCACACTTGCTCAACACCCTCCTTCTGAACGAGAGCTTGGCACTTTATACCAAGTCAAACCATCTTCTGGACTCTGCAATAGTTTCTGTGATATCATAGGATTTACCACTATATCTGAAATAGAGTCTGTTCTACATGATTAAGATGGATCCCCTGAAAAGAGGTTAGTATcacaaaaggagaagaaaggtTGTAAAATTATCACAGAAGGTGATAGCTTAGGAGGAAGGATCAATAAAAGATGTTTTCCGGCAGAAAAGCCACCGGAGAATGTGATTTCTCTTTCCTAAATGTAGGAGAAAGAAAACCTTGGAGACTGTGCCTGAGAGCATTTTCTTACACTTATTGTTTTGTTGGTTACTCTTCCATGTGTATCTCAAGTCACATAAGCACATTGAGGGAACGATCTAGAAAGATTGAGATAATCAGGGTTATATagcatttcaaaattttcttaattaagaCCCAACAATAGGAAGATCTTAAACAACATCTGCATTATATGTAGCatatcttttcttttgttttgtaggGGAAAAGGGGTCCAGAAACTGTTAAGAGGCGTAACAACAGCCGGTGTGCATGAATATGTGGAACATAATGAGCCTTGTATGAAAAATCCAATCATTTTGTTCTTCCCCACATTTTTGTCCTTTAAGTATAGAAAGCCACTTATGTGAAAATTCATTATTCAAAACAGCTCCATAACTAGCAATGCAAAATATTTTGGTAAAGTATCAATCCAACTGGTAATAGAAAGTGAAATAGAAGCATGACAATTCCAGATTAAATACATACCAGTGTTGTTGCCTCACTTGAACATTTCAAGAGAGAATGCGGAGCAATATCCTTTAACTCATCGCGGTACCTCGCTGCATCCTGGGAAGACATAGAGAGAGAAAGGGTGAAACTGAGATGATGAGTAGCTGATGTAGAACTAGCAGAGAGATGAGGAAGTTTAAACATGTCTACCTCAAACCTCTCTTGTGCAATAGCCTCTTTGACCAATCTCTGAAGGCGCAAAACAGGCTCTTGGTCCtcaaatattttcaaagaatCACGAAGTCTGGCTGCCTCTTTGTAGtcctacatatatatatacaagtgaGGAtatgaaggaagaaaagaaacagTATTAATAATGCATTTTGAAAAGagtggtgcacttgcgggaaactccttgccgaggaCCTGTGCACCCCcggattagtcggggctcaaacagactcggacacccggtgcaaatcaaaaaaaaaaaaaaaaaagagtggtGACCTCAGATTTGGCGGCGACATCCATTTGCTGTTTCAAAAGAGCATAGGTCTGGCTACGGGAAAGGAAGGAACTCTGACTGGGAGTAGAACCATCAGAAACACACGCCATAATTTTAACATTTCCCATCTGAATCTGTTGCCTACTTACATTTCCTATCGGCCATGACAATTTCATTCcaacatttaaactaaaactactcattcttctttctttccttccttCCTTCACAACAGTATCCTTTTTCTCAATCAATACTCTTATCTCTATCTCTTCCGAATTAAATTATGTCCattccttctccttctccttctccaaTGTCGGAATTTACGCCCTGCTATTCAATTGGATAAATATCATTTCTTAACTTATTGGCCACAAAATATCCCTTTATTACCCTTATCACAAACTACCCCTTTATTACCCTTGTCACAAACTACTAATTTACTAGTCTtcttgataacgttcaaatatacttcttgaaaagaaatataaacgatcgtatgcaatatatttatccaactatgagtcggggtcgatcccacagagaatatggaagaatattgtcaatagtaaatatttaactcgatagttgttataaaaatgggggatttaaattgaaatagaataaacaaataattaaaaaatagctttgaattaagtatttatttatattcagattattaaaagtaactaggaatgtgttccccataagctcataacacagtaatcctaataatagtaatcNNNNNNNNNNNNNNNNNNNNNNNNNNNNNNNNNNNNNNNNNNNNNNNNNNNNNNNNNNNNNNNNNNNNNNNNNNNNNNNNNNNNNNNNNNNNNNNNNNNNNNNNNNNNNNNNNNNNNNNNNNNNNNNNNNNNNNNNNNNNNNNNNNNNNNNNNNNNNNNNNNNNNNNNNNNNNNNNNNNNNNNNNNNNNNNNNNNNNNNNNNNNNNNNNNNNNNNNNNNNNNNNNNNNNNNNNNNNNNNNNNNNNNNNNNNNNNNNNNNNNNNNNNNNNNNNNNNNNNNNNNNNNNNNNNNNNNNNNNNNNNNNNNNNNNNNNNNNNNNNNNNNNNNNNNNNNNNNNNNNNNNNNNNNNNNNNNNNNNNNNNNNNNNNNNNNNNNNNNNNNNNNNNNNNNNNNNNNNNNNNNNNNNNNNNNNNNNNNNNNNNNNNNNNNNNNNNNNNNNNNNNNNNNNNNNNNNNNNNNNNNNNNNNNNNNNNNNNNNNNNNNNNNNNNNNNNNNNNNNNNNNNNNNNNNNNNNNNNNNNNNNNNNNNNNNNNNNNNNNNNNNNNNNNNNNNNNNNNNNNNNNNNNNNNNNNNNNNNNNNNNNNNNNNNNNNNNNNNNNNNNNNNNNNNNNNNNNNNNNNNNNNNNNNNNNNNNNNNNNNNNNNNNNNNNNNNNNNNNNNNNNNNNNNNNNNNNNNNNNNNNNNNNNNNNNNNNNNNNNNNNNNNNNNNNNNNNNNNNNNNNNNNNNNNNNNNNNNNNNNNNNNNNNNNNNNNNNNNNNNNNNNNNNNNNNNNNNNNNNNNNNNNNNNNNNNNNNNNNNNNNNNNNNNNNNNNNNNNNNNNNNNNNNNNNNNNNNNNNNNNNNNNNNNNNNNNNNNNNNNNNNNNNNNNNNNNNNNNNNNNNNNNNNNNNNNNNNNNNNNNNNNNNNNNNNNNNNNNNNNNNNNNNNNNNNNNNNNNNNNNNNNNNNNNNNNNNNNNNNNNNNNNNNNNNNNNNNNNNNNNNNNNNNNNNNNNNNNNNNNNNNNNNNNNNNNNNNNNNNNNNNNNNNNNNNNNNNNNNNNNNNNNNNNNNNNNNNNNNNNNNNNNNNNNNNNNNNNNNNNNNNNNNNNNNNNNNNNNNNNNNNNNNNNNNNNNNNNNNNNNNNNNNNNNNNNNNNNNNNNNNNNNNNNNNNNNNNNNNNNNNNNNNNNNNNNNNNNNNNNNNNNNNNNNNNNNNNNNNNNNNNNNNNNNNNNNNNNNNNNNNNNNNNNNNNNNNNNNNNNNNNNNNNNNNNNNNNNNNNNNNNNNNNNNNNNNNNNNNNNNNNNNNNNNNNNNNNNNNNNNNNNNNNNNNNNNNNNNNNNNNNNNNNNNNNNNNNNNNNNNNNNNNNNNNNNNNNNNNNNNNNNNNNNNNNNNNNNNNNNNNNNNNNNNNNNNNNNNNNNNNNNNNNNNNNNNNNNNNNNNNNNNNNNNNNNNNNNNNNNNNNNNNNNNNNNNNNNNNNNNNNNNNNNNNNNNNNNNNNNNNNNNNNNNNNNNNNNNNNNNNNNNNNNNNNNNNNNNNNNNNNNNNNNNNNNNNNNNNNNNNNNNNNNNNNNNNNNNNNNNNNNNNNNNNNNNNNNNNNNNNNNNNNNNNNNNNNNNNNNNNNNNNNNNNNNNNNNNNNNNNNNNNNNNNNNNNNNNNNNNNNNNNNNNNNNNNNNNNNNNNNNNNNNNNNNNNNNNNNNNNNNNNNNNNNNNNNNNNNNNNNNNNNNNNNNNNNNNNNNNNNNNNNNNNNNNNNNNNNNNNNNNNNNNNNNNNNNNNNNNNNNNNNNNNNNNNNNNNNNNNNNNNNNNNNNNNNNNNNNNNNNNNNNNNNNNNNNNNNNNNNNNNNNNNNNNNNNNNNNNNNNNNNNNNNNNNNNNNNNNNNNNNNNNNNNNNNNNNNNNNNNNNNNNNNNNNNNNNNNNNNNNNNNNNNNNNNNNNNNNNNNNNNNNNNNN
Proteins encoded in this region:
- the LOC125862663 gene encoding uncharacterized protein LOC125862663 isoform X2; this encodes MSSFSLNVGMKLSWPIGNVSRQQIQMGNVKIMACVSDGSTPSQSSFLSRSQTYALLKQQMDVAAKSEDYKEAARLRDSLKIFEDQEPVLRLQRLVKEAIAQERFEDAARYRDELKDIAPHSLLKCSSEATTLGIRVQVRSVYIEGRSQPSKGLYFFAYRIRITNNSDRPAQLLRRHWIITDANGKTENVWGIGVIGEQPVVLPNTAFEYSSACPLGTPSGRMIHHEEEESHDLLILRTNACIRTQAHTHTLLFLLFNSRGGS
- the LOC125862663 gene encoding uncharacterized protein LOC125862663 isoform X1; translation: MSSFSLNVGMKLSWPIGNVSRQQIQMGNVKIMACVSDGSTPSQSSFLSRSQTYALLKQQMDVAAKSEDYKEAARLRDSLKIFEDQEPVLRLQRLVKEAIAQERFEDAARYRDELKDIAPHSLLKCSSEATTLGIRVQVRSVYIEGRSQPSKGLYFFAYRIRITNNSDRPAQLLRRHWIITDANGKTENVWGIGVIGEQPVVLPNTAFEYSSACPLGTPSGRMEGDFEMKHIDRVGSRTFNVSIAPFSLSKVEDGSDTFSDGS